From Delphinus delphis chromosome X, mDelDel1.2, whole genome shotgun sequence, a single genomic window includes:
- the RAP2C gene encoding ras-related protein Rap-2c — protein sequence MREYKVVVLGSGGVGKSALTVQFVTGTFIEKYDPTIEDFYRKEIEVDSSPSVLEILDTAGTEQFASMRDLYIKNGQGFILVYSLVNQQSFQDIKPMRDQIVRVKRYEKVPLILVGNKVDLEPEREVMSSEGRALAQEWGCPFMETSAKSKSMVDELFAEIVRQMNYSSLPEKQDQCCTTCVVQ from the exons ATGAGGGAATACAAGGTAGTGGTGTTAGGGAGCGGAGGGGTTGGCAAATCTGCCCTGACTGTGCAGTTTGTCACTGGGACTTTCATTGAGAAATATGACCCCACCATTGAAGATTTCTACCGCAAAGAGATCGAAGTGGACTCTTCCCCCTCCGTGCTGGAAATTCTGGACACCGCAGGAACTGAGCAGTTTGCCTCCATGAGAGATCTCTACATCAAAAACGGCCAAGGTTTCATCCTGGTTTATAGTCTGGTTAATCAACAGTCTTTTCAG GATATCAAGCCAATGAGAGATCAGATTGTCAGAGTGAAGAGATATGAAAAAGTCCCACTGATCCTAGTAGGAAATAAAGTGGATCTGGAACCAGAAAGAGAGGTTATGTCTTCAGAAGGCAGAGCTCTGGCTCAAGAATGGGGCTGTCCTTTCATGGAGACATCGGCAAAAAGTAAATCAATGGTGGATGAACTTTTTGCCGAGATCGTCAGGCAAATGAACTATTCTTCCCTGCCCGAGAAGCAAGATCAGTGTTGTACAACTTGCGTTGtccagtaa